The genome window ttgaaaagtcatattaatattaaaatatataaaagtgAGGAGTTTTAATATTGTATGCGTTAttgtaataaatgtaaaaatatttaNNNNNNNNNNNNNNNNNNNNaaataaaaacaataacattttacagtacaattttgaaTTTTGTTTTATGTCACcatgttttatgcattttattaatagattttttttaaactaaaatgtaaaaaaatatggcaagttgcaataatttcacctcaaaatgtagtgtatattactgtaaatggaaaaacagtactgctgtttttatggttaaaaaaaaaaaaaaggcagctcagttgccagaattttactgtaaaatttacatttttgttgttgttttactttaaataaaaacaataacattttacagtacaattttgaaTTTTGTTTTATGTCACcatgttttatgcattttattaatagattttttttaaactaaaatgtaaaaaaatatggcaagttgcaataatttcacctcaaaatgtagtgtatattactgtaaatggaaaaacagtactgctgtgtttatggttaaaaaaaggcagctcagtgccagaattttactgtaaaatgtacatttgtttctctactgtaaataaaaaaaactatacatagtgatttttttttttgggtggttAAAATCCAAAATGGAGTGTAAAACCTCAGACATGTTGCTGCTAAAGACGTGGACGTTAATGACGGTGAAGAAGCCCGTGATGACCTGAAAGGTGCTGACTTTCCTCTCTTAACCTCCACCGTGGTCATCCGTGATCTTTGAGTGTCTCCTGCTGGTTCCACTCATGACGATGATGTCACCTCCCACAGTGTGTGGATGACAGgatacttttttatgtcaaattattactttttaatgcaaaatggtgacatttgtcatttaaaatttagacttttatcacaatattgccaaactttttttgttgttcttgtaaaatagtgacatttttggaataaaattatgacttttgtcatcattttgcagagtaaaattccgattattattaaaaaattgccaaaatgttaaagttttcttataaaattgtgacttttgtcaggtaaaattacgactcttttcataatatcgcgcaaatgttcagttctttttgtaaaaattttacttgcgttgagtaaagtgacgacttttattataatactgccagaattctaagtttttcttgtgaaattgtgacctttttcttgtgaaattccaactctgcttttttatatttgcatagtttgtatatattattaatgttgtaaatacacatctttatatatctagaaagggtaggcattattcggaggtctcatgaAGGTAGGAAATACaagagcgtgtgtgtgtgcgtgtgtgtgtgtgtgtgtgtgtgtgtgttttcttgtatttccacccttcttgagacatgaagaatgaaaagtatcttccatatgaggaggtgtgaacaagtgatgacataaatcatggtcccaataacattgcatctaatagacaatgtctcatttgcaccccctgctggtgacatctatcaaaatgagggtggtcccaaaaaggagggattgttTTCAAACTGacttgtgtgtcgcttttaaaagtgctccccctctggtcaacataacaagtgtgtttaagaaattaaaatgcgccccctttgatcaaaattaatcacaaaaaaatacatatatatgtatttagagacatactttaataaccaaaaaacaattacaaacaaaaaattacaataaattaaCTGAAAGCTGTATTTCTCtctacttttttcttataaaattgggagcaatttcttatattatttcagattttgtaatatttaaatattttcctgtaaaattattagttttttatgtgaaattattactttttaatgcaaaatggtgacatttgtcatataaaatttagacttgtgtcacaatattgccagtttttcttttttgttcttcaaaaatgtcactattttgcaagtaaaatgatgacttttgtcatcaaaattccaaatattattacaatattgccaaaatgttaaaagttttcttataaaattctgacttttgccgagtaaaattacgactctttcctCTCTTAACCTCCATCGTGGTCATCCGTGATGTTTGAGTGTCTCCTGCTGGTTCCACTCATGACGATGATGTCACCTCCCACAGTGTGTGGATGACACGATGACAAAaccttcacttttttttttaccgttctgGTCTTTTCTCACCTGTTTCTCATCGCGCTCCTTCCGGTCGACTCCTCCCTCACCGCTCCCTTCTTTCCCTTTTGTTGTTTTGTGGCCACGCCGCCTCAGGAGCAGGAGTTCCTCCAGAAGCAGCAGCAGGAGCTGGATGGCGAGCTGAAGAAGATCATCCAGCAGCACAAGGTGGAGGTCGCCACCATCGAGAGGGACTGTCTCAACCACAAGCAGCAGCTGATGAGAGGTGGGTCAACTCTCACGCCCATTAGAACCTCCTCCTACGTTTTGGAGACTAAATGgcacattttccggactatagggcgcacccactaagttttagaaaggagaaacatgttttaatatacgctatattgccaaaagtatttggccacctgccttgactcacatatgaacttgaagtgccatcccattcctaacccatagggttcaatatgactagggatgatgtttgataagaaagtatcgagttcgagcccattatcgaatcctcttatcgaaccgattccttatcgattctcttatcgaatccagataggttgttgtatatggagaaaaaaacccacaatatttggtttaacaaaagctcacttttattttataacaaaaaaataaaataaaataaatattgactgttgcacccctaaaaaaataaaataaataaatatcgactgttgttacccaaaatatacactaccgttcaaaagtttggggtcaccccaacaattttgtggaatagccttcatttctaagaacaagaatagactgtcgagtttcagatgaaagttctctttttctggccatttggagcgtttaattgaccccacaaatgtgatgctccagaaactcaatctgctcaaaggaaggtcagttttgtagcttctgtaacgagctcaagtgttttcagatgtgtgaacatgattgcacaagggttttctaatcatcaattagccttctgagccaatgagcaaacactctGTACCATTAGAacgctggagtgatagttgctggaaatgggcctctattacacctatgtagatattgcaccaaaaaccagacatttgcagctagaatagtcatttaccacattagcaatgtatagagtgtatttctttcaagttaagactagtttaaagttatcgtcattgaaaagtacagtgcttttccttcaaaaataaggacatttcaatgtgaccccaaacttttcaacggtagtgtatattgagtgggatttttcagaaaaacaaatgtatacagtaacacaaaaacaacctgtctctgtgaatactataggtgtataagtaataatatagtgttaaataaaatcagtcccttgggcacaaaactgaaaataatacagctctccaaaaagtgcacttctgctgctattggaacatactaactacacacacaggcagactgctaacaaacaatccaagacgtctaataaagttccaaagcagattaatccatttaggatCTTtagtgttgttgatcttgctttgtcttttcctatctttacttttgtcttgcactggactgtttttttttttgttttttttactgaaatacacacaatgacaaatgtataagctatgtgattcaatgaacatactgaaatgtaatacactatgtaaatattagcttcacacaaatatacagtactatcatcaaacaaatacttccgagtgttgaaactatttcgatggtggaaatacacgactggcagccattttaagtcctcaaaacatccattgaaacagtgcacaaaaatcgtttttcaataaacatcttactatcaaatttaacaactttccaccttaatattgagttacataaacaagttaaaacagtttacttacagacttatcttttctaaggcttgtaagagctaacacaacttgtctacttctcaattgtctcatgaactgaactaacATCGTCAACCcagaagtgcccaaactattggcgcgtagtattttcatatcgccacaaggtgtcagtaagagtctacaatcaaatgggcataacattgcccatttgggattcattcccagggattcgaataaagaaccaactctttttctttactatagtggcctcgataacaggaaccggttctcaaaaagggattcgagtccatggaatcggttcttttcttatcgaacaacagggagaatcggtttcgaacatcatccctaaatatTACGCCTTTTGCAGCTATTTCAGCTTcacctcttctgggaaggctgtccacaaggttgcggagtgtctttatagCAATGTTCCGCcccttcttccaaaagcgcattggtgaggtcacacactgatgttggtggagaaggcccggCTCTCAGTctgcgttctaattcatcccaaaggtgttcttggtggctgagttgctgttgttcccaaaatcttcacttttcttataataaagttgactgtggaatatttaggagcgaggaaatttcaccactggatttgttgcacaggtggcatcctatgacagttccatgctggaaatcactgagagcggcccattctttcacaaatgtttgtaggaacagtctccatgtctaagtgcttgatttgatacaccgggccaagtgattaggacacctgactctcatcatttggatgggtggtacttttggcaatatagtgtacgtctGTGTGGCCTCTCTCTTAAcacggcacatagctccgccccctctgcaaatacaaatacaaagaattgctatggcgacatccagtggacacatttagaacagcagtttccgtCATTCAAAACATTTCagctcatctcgcgggccggataaaacctgatcAAGCCAGGTTTGGTACCAACTCTCTCTATAGACGGCtcagagatacgtgtggactgcaggttgacgcctgttcaataaacgaCACTAGCAAGTACAGGttggtaaacaacaccaaaagtttgatgtttcattgagaatgtagaacattccgcacggcgctcaaaaatctgtcaaaatgttttagtacgactttggtaagctatgaagacgcaccgcttgatggattgtaggaGCATTatgactaccatagtcagacgtactgtgcttcaacatacagtattatttggcgttttgtttcaacTTTTTATgtcaaaccaacttttcttatcttctggtacctgctgatgtgtatttgggatctgcataagtcctgaaaattaatgcacgtccgccattgtagtccgtgtcgacaccgtagtcgataagctatTTATTTGTCTCCATCtttttgttatgtgacattcatcctccactgttgtcatctctaatataaagtagtgtaaagttcttacttagatCTGTCAGTAGACGCGCtgcggaagtgctaaaaactaccggtactatAAAGATAacagggagaagatgctgtcgaagtggaggcacgtaaaataagacccgcccacaaaacggcgcatcctgaagatggtctgtaaaacatcatctatgtaacatgaagttagaaggggatacatattGTTTCAGCGTATTTATGTGCGCCTGTTCAATAACTGACACTAGCAAGTACAGGTTGGTCAACAACACCAAAAGTTTGATGTTTCTTGAGAATGTAgaaaattacacacggcgctcaaaatgttttagtgagaCTTTGGTAAATTATGaagacgcaccgcttgatggattgtcggagctttatgactaccatagtcagacgtactgtgcttcaacatacggtattattatggtatcTATATAAGgacacaaaatggcacctattagcagacatattatctggtgttttgtttcaaccTTTTATGTATAATTATTTATGTGCGCCTggaaaatgtgtccccagtcaCAAGTACAACCTGAAATGAACAGATGAACAATGTTATTTGGGGGTACAACATTACCAACCACATCTTTGACGATGAAGGCATGAACGTAACATTCCACACTTTGTATTCTATCACCGATAAGCAGTGTAAGTACGTCCAAACACGGAGGTGTGGCCTCTATCTTAACACGACACGTAGCTCCGCCCCCCTCTGCGGCAggcgatacaaagaattgctatggcgacatccggtggacacattcagaacagcagttTCCGTCATTCAAAACATTTCagctcatctcgcgggccgcataAAGCCATGTTTGGTACCAACTCTCTCTAGAGAtaagtgtggactgcaggttgacgcctgttcaataactgACACTAGCAAGAACAGgttagtaaacaacaccaaaagtttcatgtttcattacacacggcactcaatgTTTTAGTgagactttggtaaactatgaagacACACCGCTTGATGGGTTGTCGGAGCATTatgactaccatagtcagacgtactgtgcttcaacatacagtatttttatggtgtgtgtacataaggacacaaaatggcacctattagcagacatattatctggtgttttggttCAACcttttatgtatacatatttatatgcgcctggaaaatgtgtccccagtcataaGTACAACACTAAATGTACACATAAGTCACATTACAAAAAGTGTAAGTGCCGAAAAGGGTAGGACTTAAagcggtgccttgaggaacacctcaggTGTGTACACCCCAAGTTTGGGTCTCAGCgttctgtttgctagcaaggttcaaATGTCAGGGCAAGGACCTGCCGAGGTGTTCACATGGTCCAAGTTCCTCCACACAACGTCTAAGAACGTGCAAGTCTGGAACTGTATAGTTCTGGTCCGAGGACAGGGAGTTcacgctgtcaggttcaaacaccgaactatctattaaacaagacaagaagcaaggaatcaaccagagacaggattcaatttagctcatgaggagagcgcgtgtgGACCTGCACCCTCGTGCAGTGTCACCCCACCGCTCTCAGGAAGGAGCTccacgcctcctcctttatttgggcatttcctgattacatagctgcagctgcttctaaggggaggggtcataaacagctgcaccgggtcataaacagttcaaacaaaaaggtgcttggagcggtgtcaggtttgccccctctctgcttgTAGATTTCGGGTCATGATAAGGTCCTTTCCTGTGGCTTGTCCGAGAtctgagaaaccgacacctctacggcgcattccatcgcacacagtggaggtttacaagccgTCTGCCTTTTGCTTAATAAGATCTAAGGCGGCTTCTGTCTTCACGCAGGGCAACCTGAACTGCGAGCAAACAAGTTGTGGGATAACttgtatacaattattctgacacacggTTGTTGTGTGACGGCCATGTTGTGTGTCTGCAGCCCGGGAGGCGGCCATGTGGGAGCTGGAGGAGCGCCACCTGCAGGAGAAGCACCAGCAGCTGAAGCAGCAGCTGAAGGACCAGTACTTCCTGCAGAGGCACCAGCTGCTGAAGCGCCATGAGAAAGTAGGTGTGCCCCCCTCCTTGTTCCTCAGGCCTCACCAGCCCACTCCTCCGCCGTCTTGCCCGCGCAGGAGATGGAGCAGATGCAGCGCTACAACCAGCGGCTGGTGGAGGAGATGAAGAACAAGCAGACCCAGGAGCGAGTCCGCCTGCCCAAGATCCAGCGCAGCGACGGCAAGACGCGCATGGCCATGTTCAAGAAGAGCCTGCGCATCGCCGCCTCGGCCGTGGTCACGCCCGAGCAGGAGCGCGAGCGCGTCAAGCAGGTAGATCaccttcaccttcttcttctcttcttcttcttcttcttcttctcttcgtGTGCACCACATGTGACTTTGCTGTTGTCGTTGCCTcggactttcttcttcttctggtgCACTAGATGTGACTTTGCTGTTTTGCTGCAGTTTGCTTGTCAGGAGGAGAAGAGGCAGAAGAACGAGCGCCTCCATCAACACCAGAAACATGAGAACCAGATGAGAGATCTTCAGCTGCAGTGTGACTCAAACATCAGAGAACTGCAGCAGCtacaggtcacacacacacacacacacacacactacatacatacacacacacacactacatacatacatacatacacacacactacatacatacatacacacactacatacatacatacatacacacacacacacacactacatacatacatacatacacacacactacatacatacatacacacacacactacacatacatacatacacacacacacacacactacatacatacatacacacacacacactacatacatacatacacaccactacatacatacatacacacacacacactacatacatacatacatacacacacactacatacatacatacatacacacacacacacacactacatacatacatacatacatacacacacacactacatacatacatacatacacacactacatacatacatacacacactacatacatacatacatacacacacactacatacatacatacatacatacacacacactacatacacacactacatacatacatacacacacacacactacatacatacacacacactacatacatacatacatacatacatacacacacactacatacacacactacatacatacatacatacacactacatacatacatacatacatacacacacacactacatacatacacacacacacactacatacatacatacacacacactatatacatacatacatacatatacacacactacatacacacacacactacatacatacacacacacactacatacatacacacacactacatacatacatacacgcacactacatacatacatacatacacacacactacatacacacacactacatacatacacacacacacactacatacatacatacacacacactacatacacacacacacactacatacatacacacacacactacatacatacacacacactacatacatacatacatacacactacatacatacatacacgcacactacatacatacatacatacacacacactacatacatacatacatacatacactacatacatacatacatacatacactacatacatacatacatacacacacagtacatacacacacactacatacatacatacacactacatacatacatacatacacacacactacataacacactacatacatacacacacacacactacatacatacatacacacacactacatacatacatacacacacactacatacatacatacatacatacatacatacacacacactacatacatacacactacatacaacaacatacacacaacaactacatacatacatacacacacactacatacatacatacacacacactacatacatacacacacacacactacataaatacacacacactacatacatacatacacacacactacatacatacattacacacacactacatacatacatacacactacatacatacatacacacacactacatacatgcatacacacacactacatacatacacacacactacatacatacacacacactacatacatacatacacacacactacatacatacatatatacacactacatacatacatacctacactaccgttcaaaagtttggggtcacccaaacaattttgtggaatagccttcatttctaagaacaagaatagactgtcgagtttcagatgaaagttctctttttctggccattttgagcgtttaattgagcccacaaatgtgatgctcagaaactcaatctgctcaaaggaaggtcagtttggtagcttctgtaacgagctcaactgttttcagatgtgtgaacatgactgcacaagggtttttctAATCTtcaattagtcttctgagccaatgagcaaacacattgtaccattagaacactggagtgatagttgctggaaatggcctctatacacctatatagatattgcaccaaaaagcagacatttgcagctagaatagtcatttaccacattagcaatgtatagagtgtattt of Entelurus aequoreus isolate RoL-2023_Sb linkage group LG09, RoL_Eaeq_v1.1, whole genome shotgun sequence contains these proteins:
- the LOC133657649 gene encoding STE20-like serine/threonine-protein kinase — translated: MRAREAAMWELEERHLQEKHQQLKQQLKDQYFLQRHQLLKRHEKEMEQMQRYNQRLVEEMKNKQTQERVRLPKIQRSDGKTRMAMFKKSLRIAASAVVTPEQERERVKQFACQEEKRQKNERLHQHQKHENQMRDLQLQCDSNIRELQQLQNEKCHLLIEHETQKLKELDEEHGQEIREWREKLRPRKKALEEEFTRKLQEQEVFFQMSGESECLNPTAQSRVSKFYPIPHLHSS